A section of the Paenibacillus odorifer genome encodes:
- a CDS encoding helix-turn-helix domain-containing protein produces the protein MSYPNDLKEYPQLEGNTYPFRLFFNECKHAKIGQNILFLHWHEHFEIIIMQAGSAIFHIDSKPYELHPGEVLFVPSGGLHVGYSLRDDHVRFISVVFHSSLFKDWKQDPQHEQFVAPYLENRYQLPVKPAALVPTCSTYYSLLDTIVDEVHQKGPAFQLIIKNQLHLLFVLLSRTFLPERVSGRTNERHSFNRERFKPLLEYMENHFDEKMTIESAARSVNLNPYHFCKTFKKLTGRTFIDYVNLCRVNEAERLLLETDFTVTEIAGRVGCDNPNYFTKLFKQYKGTTPSGIRK, from the coding sequence TTGAGCTATCCTAATGATCTTAAAGAATACCCTCAATTAGAAGGAAACACCTATCCGTTTCGATTGTTTTTTAATGAATGTAAACATGCGAAAATCGGCCAGAACATCCTTTTTCTACACTGGCATGAACATTTCGAAATCATTATCATGCAAGCAGGCAGCGCCATTTTCCACATTGACAGCAAGCCCTACGAACTGCATCCCGGAGAGGTTTTGTTTGTTCCTTCTGGAGGTTTGCACGTTGGATATAGTCTGCGGGATGATCATGTCCGATTTATATCCGTCGTATTTCATAGTTCTTTATTTAAAGATTGGAAGCAAGATCCTCAACATGAGCAGTTCGTAGCTCCCTATTTGGAAAATCGATATCAGCTACCAGTTAAACCAGCAGCACTAGTTCCAACCTGTTCTACTTATTACTCTCTTCTAGACACTATCGTGGATGAAGTGCATCAGAAAGGTCCTGCATTTCAGCTAATCATCAAAAATCAACTTCATCTGCTTTTTGTATTGCTCTCCCGTACCTTTTTGCCTGAGCGGGTTTCTGGCAGAACAAATGAACGTCATTCCTTCAATCGTGAGCGTTTTAAGCCACTGCTGGAGTATATGGAGAACCACTTTGATGAGAAAATGACTATTGAAAGCGCCGCGAGATCCGTTAATCTAAATCCATACCATTTCTGCAAAACCTTTAAGAAGCTCACCGGCCGAACCTTCATCGATTATGTTAATCTTTGCCGCGTAAATGAAGCAGAACGACTGCTGTTGGAGACAGATTTTACTGTAACGGAGATTGCTGGACGAGTGGGCTGCGACAATCCTAATTATTTTACCAAGCTGTTTAAGCAATATAAAGGAACTACACCATCCGGTATTAGAAAATAA
- a CDS encoding sugar phosphate isomerase/epimerase family protein, translating to MKDTMRIGTLVGGGDAVRVIPQIVGHGFESFSLTFWQTTGETDLVETGKRVQELAAKHDFVISSVGIFGNPLTNTGDNSDALASWERLIDHAHVFGTDMVSGFTGRLPGVSIDESIPKFTEVFGELTKRAADRGVRIAFENCSMDGNWTSGDWNIAHHPIAWEKMFNAVPADNMGLEWEPCHQMVQLIDPIPQLRKWTDKIFHVHGKDATIAWDIVKEYGIHGPKPYVWHRTPGFGDTNWTDVISILRQAGYKGTIDIEGWHDPVYRDELEMMGQVHALNYLKQCRGGSFVPNPL from the coding sequence ATGAAGGATACAATGCGTATAGGCACATTAGTTGGTGGCGGAGATGCTGTTAGAGTGATTCCGCAAATCGTAGGTCATGGCTTCGAATCTTTTAGCTTAACCTTCTGGCAGACTACAGGTGAAACAGATCTTGTGGAAACTGGTAAGCGTGTGCAAGAACTTGCGGCAAAACATGATTTTGTGATTTCATCGGTTGGCATCTTTGGCAATCCTTTGACGAATACTGGTGACAATTCCGATGCATTAGCGAGCTGGGAACGGCTTATTGATCATGCTCATGTATTTGGTACTGATATGGTATCAGGGTTCACGGGACGACTACCAGGAGTGTCCATTGATGAATCGATTCCGAAGTTTACCGAGGTATTTGGTGAGCTGACCAAAAGAGCAGCAGATCGCGGTGTACGAATTGCCTTCGAGAACTGTTCCATGGATGGCAATTGGACTTCAGGGGACTGGAATATCGCTCATCATCCAATAGCCTGGGAAAAGATGTTTAACGCTGTACCTGCTGACAATATGGGACTTGAATGGGAGCCCTGCCATCAGATGGTGCAGCTGATTGATCCGATTCCACAGCTGCGCAAATGGACAGATAAGATCTTCCATGTACACGGCAAGGATGCCACCATCGCTTGGGATATTGTAAAAGAATATGGAATCCACGGCCCAAAACCTTATGTATGGCACCGTACTCCGGGTTTTGGTGATACGAACTGGACGGATGTTATTTCCATTTTGCGTCAGGCTGGTTATAAAGGTACCATTGATATTGAAGGTTGGCATGATCCTGTCTATCGGGATGAGCTGGAAATGATGGGTCAAGTACATGCCTTGAATTATTTAAAACAATGCCGCGGGGGCAGCTTTGTGCCTAATCCGCTTTAA
- a CDS encoding Gfo/Idh/MocA family protein → MTAQYRVAVAGCGGMANAWIEYALLRPDTKIVALVDIRLESAEAMAAKHGISCLTFTDIKQAIQETAANLVFDVTVPGSHFNISSTALELGCNVFSEKPLAETMEECNKIVEISERTGNAHAVMQNRRYDPRIRSLRKIIESGTIGRTGFIGASFFLGAHFGGFRDVMKSPLLLDMAIHTFDQARFISGANPVSVYCQEFNPPGSWYEGNASAVCIFEMSDGSIFTYQGSWCAEGASTSWEASWRVNGEKGTAIWDGHELPYAEVVTAGDQSDKFIRDVKRINGDNVEMNKTFHHGCLDEMFLSLAEQRPAETNCRDNRYSMAMVFGALESAESGRKIDLVEF, encoded by the coding sequence ATGACAGCACAGTACCGTGTAGCGGTTGCAGGTTGCGGAGGAATGGCTAACGCATGGATTGAATACGCTTTATTGCGTCCAGATACTAAGATCGTTGCTCTAGTAGATATAAGGTTGGAGTCGGCTGAGGCGATGGCTGCGAAGCATGGGATTTCATGTCTGACGTTTACGGATATTAAGCAGGCAATTCAGGAGACCGCAGCAAATCTCGTCTTTGACGTTACCGTTCCCGGAAGTCATTTCAATATTTCTAGTACTGCATTGGAACTTGGGTGTAATGTGTTTAGTGAGAAACCGTTAGCTGAGACTATGGAGGAATGTAATAAGATTGTTGAGATCTCGGAACGGACTGGAAATGCTCATGCTGTGATGCAGAACCGCCGTTATGATCCTCGAATTCGTTCTTTAAGAAAAATCATAGAATCAGGAACCATCGGAAGAACAGGATTTATCGGTGCAAGCTTTTTCCTTGGGGCTCATTTCGGGGGATTCCGTGATGTTATGAAAAGTCCGCTGCTGTTGGATATGGCAATTCATACCTTCGACCAGGCCCGGTTTATTAGTGGCGCGAATCCTGTGTCCGTATACTGTCAGGAGTTTAATCCTCCCGGTTCATGGTATGAGGGGAATGCGTCGGCAGTGTGCATTTTCGAGATGTCCGACGGTTCAATATTTACCTATCAGGGATCTTGGTGTGCAGAAGGTGCATCCACGTCATGGGAAGCTTCTTGGCGGGTTAACGGGGAGAAAGGAACAGCAATCTGGGATGGTCATGAGCTGCCATATGCTGAGGTAGTTACTGCAGGAGATCAGAGCGATAAGTTCATTCGTGACGTAAAGCGTATAAATGGAGATAATGTTGAGATGAATAAAACATTCCATCACGGGTGTTTGGATGAGATGTTCTTGTCATTGGCAGAGCAACGTCCTGCAGAGACGAATTGTAGAGATAATCGGTATAGTATGGCAATGGTGTTCGGAGCGCTGGAAAGTGCTGAATCTGGCCGGAAAATCGATCTAGTGGAGTTCTGA
- a CDS encoding GNAT family N-acetyltransferase, with product MDIRAYRESDISQIVSLFYETVHSVNKQDYSQEQLDAWAPKEEEVLKHNTWRASLRQNITYVAEIDNIIVGFSDMTAEGHLDRLYVHKDYQGLGIASALVSKLELKAKELGLYEMDAEASITAKPFFERRGYQLIAKQSVERKGVLLVNYRMSKKIM from the coding sequence ATGGATATTAGAGCTTACCGAGAATCGGATATTAGTCAAATTGTCTCATTGTTCTACGAAACAGTTCATTCCGTAAACAAACAAGACTATTCACAGGAACAGCTAGATGCTTGGGCACCTAAAGAGGAAGAGGTACTTAAGCATAATACTTGGAGAGCTTCTTTGCGTCAAAATATCACTTATGTAGCCGAAATTGATAATATTATTGTGGGCTTTTCTGATATGACAGCAGAGGGACATTTGGATCGATTATATGTTCACAAAGATTACCAAGGACTAGGTATAGCCTCTGCATTGGTGAGTAAGCTTGAATTGAAAGCGAAAGAACTGGGTCTTTATGAAATGGATGCCGAAGCAAGCATCACTGCTAAACCTTTTTTTGAACGACGGGGATACCAGCTTATTGCGAAACAAAGTGTAGAACGAAAAGGTGTTCTGTTGGTCAATTATAGGATGAGTAAAAAAATAATGTAA
- a CDS encoding S66 family peptidase gives MNTSLKFTHGNKVGLIACSDGVRVENLPKVEELKKVLHSFGLHVVVANTLFRKDGYFSGNPKERAAELNQLFKNTEISAIFDISGGDSANQILEYIDYESIRMNPKPFFGMSDLSVILNALFTQNNSKSYHYQLINLVSSDGAEQQRAFYRTFFEGQNDLYDFRYHWVRGNQMSGIVIGGNIRCFLKLAGTSYFPDPSDKILLLESLSGRANKIVSFFAQLQQLKYFDACAGLILGSFSELENFNEFPIVEEYVKEISHSTSIPIIKTAEIGHGSNSKCIVVGDKITL, from the coding sequence ATGAACACATCCTTAAAATTCACACACGGGAATAAAGTCGGACTGATTGCTTGTTCAGATGGTGTGAGAGTAGAGAACCTACCTAAAGTAGAGGAATTAAAAAAAGTTTTGCATTCATTTGGACTCCATGTAGTGGTGGCTAATACTTTGTTTAGAAAAGATGGTTATTTCAGTGGAAATCCAAAGGAAAGGGCAGCGGAGCTGAATCAACTATTTAAAAATACTGAAATTAGCGCGATATTCGATATTTCAGGTGGGGATTCTGCCAACCAAATCTTAGAGTACATAGACTACGAAAGTATCCGTATGAACCCCAAACCCTTTTTTGGAATGAGTGATTTGTCAGTTATTTTGAACGCTTTATTTACGCAAAATAATTCGAAATCCTATCATTATCAGTTGATCAATTTAGTGTCTTCTGATGGGGCAGAGCAGCAGAGGGCTTTTTATCGAACATTCTTCGAGGGTCAAAACGATCTTTACGATTTCCGGTATCATTGGGTCCGTGGTAACCAGATGAGCGGGATAGTAATCGGAGGGAATATTCGCTGCTTTTTGAAGCTGGCAGGGACAAGCTATTTTCCGGATCCTTCGGACAAAATATTATTGTTGGAGAGTTTAAGTGGCAGAGCTAACAAAATAGTCTCCTTTTTTGCTCAGCTCCAGCAATTGAAATATTTTGATGCTTGTGCTGGATTGATTCTAGGGTCATTTTCAGAACTAGAGAACTTTAATGAATTTCCGATAGTAGAAGAGTATGTGAAGGAAATTAGCCATTCCACCTCCATTCCTATCATAAAGACAGCTGAGATTGGGCATGGCAGTAACAGTAAGTGTATTGTTGTGGGTGATAAAATCACTTTGTAA
- a CDS encoding DJ-1/PfpI family protein — MGKILCFISDDFADFEITLALHKIRNVGKKEVLSVGYSYESVVSESGLTYQPDLVLKEAVKLNDIEGLIIPGGPIVNQKQDLTDLINHLDREEKMLAAICHGPQYLGRAGILDHCKFTTSCSVERISKLNVEDPFPRDNYVDKRVVRDEHIITAKGRAFVDFSFEIFDYLGIYQDLDEEKEQLFRDIMDK, encoded by the coding sequence ATGGGCAAAATTCTTTGCTTCATATCTGATGATTTTGCGGATTTTGAGATTACCTTGGCACTACATAAGATTAGAAATGTTGGAAAAAAAGAAGTGTTATCCGTAGGATACAGTTATGAATCTGTAGTTAGCGAATCTGGTCTGACTTATCAACCTGATTTGGTCCTCAAAGAAGCAGTTAAGCTTAATGATATTGAAGGGCTAATTATTCCCGGAGGTCCGATTGTAAATCAAAAACAGGATTTAACTGATCTGATAAACCATCTTGATCGAGAAGAGAAGATGCTGGCAGCCATATGTCATGGACCACAGTATTTAGGACGAGCGGGCATTTTAGATCATTGTAAATTCACTACTTCGTGTTCAGTAGAAAGAATCAGTAAACTTAATGTAGAGGATCCATTTCCAAGAGACAATTATGTTGATAAGAGAGTAGTTAGAGATGAACATATCATTACTGCTAAAGGCCGTGCTTTTGTTGATTTTTCATTTGAAATCTTTGATTATTTAGGGATTTATCAGGATCTAGATGAAGAAAAAGAACAATTGTTTAGGGATATTATGGATAAATAG
- a CDS encoding DUF2569 domain-containing protein, with translation METNLNEKKNDYKPLGISGLGGWLILVQIGLYGTIIIQLMQLFQDSFTAFDADIWTAFTSKGSDFYHPLWGFIIVFETTFNIAILAFSVYILINFYRKKAFLPRLLIIFYIAIPVVGIIDVVLLYQIPLARELGNGDSLKRIIRSAFTCAIWTAYLLKSERVHNTFVK, from the coding sequence GTGGAAACTAATTTAAACGAAAAGAAAAATGATTATAAACCATTAGGGATATCAGGACTTGGGGGATGGTTGATTCTTGTACAAATCGGTCTTTATGGGACGATTATCATTCAGTTGATGCAGCTTTTTCAGGATTCTTTTACAGCATTTGATGCCGATATCTGGACTGCTTTTACTTCTAAAGGTTCGGATTTCTATCATCCCTTGTGGGGATTTATAATTGTTTTTGAAACCACTTTCAATATAGCTATATTAGCGTTTAGTGTATATATTCTAATTAATTTCTACAGAAAAAAAGCATTTTTACCACGGTTATTGATTATTTTCTATATTGCAATCCCTGTAGTAGGAATCATTGATGTTGTACTTCTTTATCAAATTCCTCTTGCCAGAGAACTTGGAAATGGAGATTCACTCAAAAGGATCATTAGGTCAGCGTTTACTTGTGCAATTTGGACTGCATATTTATTGAAATCAGAGCGAGTACATAATACATTTGTAAAGTAA
- a CDS encoding ClbS/DfsB family four-helix bundle protein: MMSTDYLSKEELKDAIHIAYQSLYQEFDGIENSQRDNRMEGVDRTPAEIIAYQLGWLNLVMKWDKDEKAGLTVITPSPDYKWNQLGGLYQSFYHTYAAYSLDELRSLFQETEHQWQNWIDSLSDEELFTQGVRKWTGNNPRWPMVKWIHINSVAPFKTFRSKIRKWKKLNVTKEL, translated from the coding sequence ATGATGTCAACCGATTATCTATCAAAAGAAGAATTGAAAGATGCGATTCATATTGCCTATCAGTCTCTTTATCAAGAATTTGATGGCATTGAGAACTCCCAAAGAGACAATCGTATGGAAGGGGTTGATCGAACCCCAGCAGAAATCATTGCTTATCAATTGGGCTGGTTGAATCTTGTTATGAAATGGGATAAGGATGAAAAAGCAGGGTTAACCGTTATTACACCTTCCCCGGATTATAAATGGAATCAACTTGGCGGATTATATCAATCGTTTTATCATACATATGCTGCCTACTCATTAGACGAGTTAAGATCTTTATTTCAAGAGACAGAACATCAGTGGCAGAACTGGATTGATTCTTTAAGTGATGAAGAACTTTTTACGCAAGGCGTGCGGAAATGGACAGGAAACAATCCAAGATGGCCTATGGTCAAATGGATTCATATTAATTCAGTAGCACCGTTTAAGACTTTTCGTTCTAAGATTCGCAAATGGAAAAAGCTTAATGTAACTAAGGAATTATAA
- a CDS encoding TlpA family protein disulfide reductase, protein MKKISIIVSTFIFLIALSSIIFVVVNNSAKPIKSPENIELKELANGNKLLVDFSKKPTVFVFFTSWCPYCNDDAPKIVSLYEKYKNRVNIYGINLLYQDDLSDVKQYVANYNIKYPVLLDETGDLHKQFGEQAFPALFFINSDGKVMDQIIGSTDFDAIESSFKIFIKNYD, encoded by the coding sequence TTGAAGAAAATATCTATTATTGTAAGTACATTTATATTTTTGATTGCATTAAGCTCGATTATATTTGTCGTGGTAAACAACTCTGCAAAACCCATTAAAAGTCCTGAGAACATTGAACTAAAAGAGTTGGCGAATGGAAACAAACTACTAGTGGACTTCTCGAAGAAACCCACTGTATTCGTATTTTTCACCTCATGGTGTCCATATTGTAATGACGACGCTCCTAAGATTGTCTCATTGTATGAGAAATATAAAAATAGAGTGAACATATACGGAATCAATTTGCTTTATCAAGATGATCTTTCTGATGTAAAACAATACGTGGCGAATTACAACATTAAGTATCCCGTTCTCCTAGATGAAACAGGTGATCTCCATAAACAATTTGGTGAACAAGCTTTTCCTGCGTTGTTTTTTATAAACTCTGATGGCAAGGTTATGGATCAAATTATTGGCTCGACTGATTTTGACGCAATTGAGAGCTCGTTTAAGATTTTCATTAAAAACTATGATTAA
- a CDS encoding GNAT family N-acetyltransferase, which produces MNTTHLEIFVAKNQSDVDIFWGLFNSYINELSLHVSMGDDFDLGYFYSDEYREIIEELRTREINPLNLFLIHKDGTMLGFLMYVTYFNEGGKCFLMEYYIEPMYRNLGYGEFTYSMVEKHVYADGAKYIELTPTNDANERFWRSVGYMKSSDMDEDHKYIYRKSLCI; this is translated from the coding sequence ATGAATACGACCCATTTAGAGATTTTTGTAGCAAAAAATCAATCGGATGTGGATATATTTTGGGGACTCTTTAATAGTTACATAAATGAATTATCTCTCCATGTATCTATGGGCGATGATTTTGACCTGGGTTACTTTTATTCAGACGAGTATAGAGAGATCATTGAAGAGCTAAGAACAAGAGAAATAAATCCTTTAAATTTGTTTCTTATACATAAGGACGGTACTATGCTTGGATTTTTAATGTATGTTACTTATTTTAATGAGGGTGGAAAGTGTTTTTTAATGGAGTATTATATTGAACCTATGTATCGGAATTTAGGGTATGGTGAATTTACCTATTCAATGGTCGAAAAACATGTTTATGCAGACGGTGCAAAGTATATCGAGTTAACCCCGACTAATGATGCAAATGAAAGGTTTTGGCGCAGTGTGGGATATATGAAATCATCGGATATGGATGAGGATCATAAATATATTTATCGGAAATCTCTTTGTATCTAA
- a CDS encoding serine hydrolase domain-containing protein yields MTTNTSQKIEQAFKKTISSRHIHEGVLYIENTDGDYSYNIGYGEKNIDSPLLMASITKLFTTTCILALQERGKLSLDDKVTQYFDNAVLSGLHVFGGNDYSFDLTISDLLFQVSGLPDVFEEGKENDKRRAIKEDYYITFEEQIALIKKLKPHFMPRTKRKAYYADINFDLLGEIIEKVEQSTLAEVYKRFIFDPLSLVSTYLPEGDNDFVPNIFYQNKSINRSKFIRSCRASGGCITTARELMIFIKAFFGGMLFKNELFKMLSASNKLQLSMGPIYYSSGYMRIPLDGLSTLYMGKGELLGHSGSTGSFAFFYPIKNLFIVGDLNQMGNPALPIRLSMKLAMMMK; encoded by the coding sequence ATGACAACTAATACATCACAAAAGATAGAACAAGCCTTCAAAAAAACGATAAGCTCACGTCACATTCACGAAGGCGTCCTATACATTGAGAATACAGATGGCGACTACTCCTATAATATTGGATATGGGGAGAAGAATATAGACTCACCTTTGCTAATGGCCAGCATCACCAAGCTGTTTACCACCACCTGTATTTTGGCCCTACAAGAGCGAGGTAAACTGTCGTTGGATGACAAGGTTACACAGTATTTTGATAACGCTGTGTTAAGTGGTCTTCATGTCTTTGGTGGTAATGATTATTCGTTTGACCTGACAATATCCGATTTATTGTTTCAGGTTAGTGGCTTGCCAGATGTATTTGAAGAAGGAAAAGAGAATGACAAGCGTCGTGCGATTAAGGAGGATTATTATATTACCTTCGAGGAACAGATTGCATTAATTAAAAAATTGAAGCCTCATTTTATGCCTCGTACCAAACGAAAAGCATATTATGCGGATATAAATTTTGATTTACTAGGTGAAATCATTGAGAAGGTAGAGCAGTCAACATTAGCAGAAGTCTATAAGCGGTTCATATTTGATCCCCTGTCACTCGTAAGTACATATCTCCCTGAAGGTGACAACGATTTTGTACCGAATATCTTTTATCAAAATAAATCAATTAACCGTTCCAAATTTATTAGGAGTTGTCGTGCGAGTGGAGGATGTATCACCACAGCTCGTGAATTAATGATATTTATCAAAGCTTTCTTTGGTGGGATGCTATTTAAAAATGAGTTGTTTAAGATGCTATCGGCTTCTAATAAACTTCAATTATCGATGGGACCTATTTACTATAGCAGCGGCTATATGAGAATTCCTTTGGATGGCTTGTCCACGCTTTACATGGGGAAAGGTGAGTTACTAGGGCACTCCGGTTCAACAGGTTCGTTTGCCTTTTTTTATCCTATTAAAAATTTATTCATTGTGGGGGATCTAAACCAGATGGGTAATCCTGCACTCCCCATTAGGCTATCAATGAAACTTGCTATGATGATGAAATAA
- a CDS encoding PhzF family phenazine biosynthesis protein: MNNIKVLHYDAFSPYPNKGNPAGVVLDAAHLSESDMQSIAHKVGFNETVFVVSLDVADLRLKYFTPGHEINLCGHATMASLFALKTKGILGEASSVKIETNVGVLPIQFSMDNNNHLLIKMKQDHPEFIEFDGDRAKLAHALGLTVDEFDEDMPIVYGCTGAWTLLVPIKSIDSFNKMKPINELFPENFSSPFSGTVEDPVTGTASGVMGAYYLKYINPHMDSIQFDVEQGQEIGRDGKVNVEVYRLDSDRMDVFISGTAVFVGEVDLGK, encoded by the coding sequence GTGAACAACATCAAAGTGCTTCATTATGATGCGTTTTCTCCTTATCCGAACAAAGGAAATCCAGCTGGTGTAGTATTAGATGCGGCTCATTTGAGCGAAAGTGACATGCAATCGATAGCTCATAAGGTCGGTTTTAATGAAACAGTTTTTGTAGTCTCATTGGATGTAGCTGATTTAAGGCTTAAGTATTTTACGCCAGGCCATGAGATCAATCTTTGTGGGCATGCAACTATGGCTTCTTTATTTGCTTTAAAAACAAAGGGTATCCTTGGAGAGGCAAGCTCGGTAAAGATCGAAACAAACGTGGGTGTGCTCCCCATTCAATTCAGTATGGACAACAATAATCACTTACTAATAAAAATGAAGCAAGATCATCCCGAGTTTATTGAATTTGACGGTGATAGAGCTAAGCTTGCCCATGCTTTAGGCTTAACAGTTGACGAATTTGATGAGGATATGCCGATTGTTTATGGCTGTACTGGCGCATGGACTCTATTAGTTCCAATTAAGAGTATAGATAGCTTTAATAAAATGAAACCGATAAACGAGTTGTTTCCGGAGAATTTCTCATCGCCTTTTTCGGGAACCGTTGAAGATCCAGTAACAGGTACAGCATCGGGAGTTATGGGGGCTTATTATTTAAAATATATTAATCCGCACATGGACTCAATCCAATTTGATGTAGAACAAGGACAAGAAATCGGTAGAGATGGGAAAGTAAATGTAGAAGTGTACCGACTAGATTCTGATAGAATGGATGTGTTTATTTCTGGAACTGCGGTGTTTGTGGGGGAGGTAGATTTAGGGAAATGA
- a CDS encoding sulfurtransferase TusA family protein: protein MIEIDCLGEICPVPVMMLKKHQKAIQNGEKVMLVTDHSCAKVSITDYCRGSNLKCSIQEVINGVWEITIEL from the coding sequence ATGATTGAAATTGATTGTCTGGGAGAAATCTGCCCAGTACCAGTAATGATGTTAAAAAAACATCAAAAAGCCATTCAAAATGGCGAAAAGGTGATGCTGGTTACTGATCATAGCTGTGCAAAAGTTTCCATCACGGATTACTGTCGTGGTTCAAATTTGAAATGCTCCATTCAAGAAGTCATTAATGGGGTATGGGAGATTACGATTGAGCTATAA
- a CDS encoding LysR family transcriptional regulator, producing the protein MNMETLKLFLDIASLKSISKAAQKSHITQSALSQQLKSWENTLGSELFVRSNKGASLTEAGIIAEKYAEQICKLYDDMVTEINHLQPTQHELSIYAIPEVCNYALPCTLYEVKKHFPNCHITLNEGASSLVEERLLLEEGDVGFISGPSPKSELCSNMVFSDQVMLVASSTTVCPDKITLNELPKYPLIWSSQLHCVQRALNNISAGELKLNILFNLDSLEAVKLAAIRGHGVAFLPYMSIKKELYSKQLKIIHIDQFQVNNDVYMVKKHNQRCDNDTKQLIRYIEKTLIDTLC; encoded by the coding sequence ATGAATATGGAAACGCTTAAATTATTTTTAGATATTGCTTCGTTAAAAAGTATATCTAAAGCCGCTCAGAAATCTCATATCACCCAATCCGCACTTAGTCAGCAGTTGAAATCCTGGGAGAATACCCTGGGTTCTGAGCTTTTTGTGAGAAGTAATAAAGGGGCCAGCCTTACAGAAGCAGGGATTATAGCGGAGAAGTATGCGGAGCAAATCTGTAAATTATATGATGATATGGTCACAGAAATCAATCATTTACAGCCAACACAACATGAGCTGTCTATTTATGCGATTCCAGAAGTCTGTAATTATGCCCTGCCCTGTACCTTATATGAGGTAAAAAAACATTTTCCCAATTGCCATATCACTCTAAACGAAGGGGCATCGTCACTAGTAGAGGAACGTTTGCTTCTTGAAGAAGGTGATGTTGGCTTTATTTCCGGGCCTTCCCCGAAATCTGAATTATGCTCCAATATGGTGTTTTCTGATCAAGTTATGTTAGTGGCAAGCAGTACGACCGTATGTCCTGATAAAATCACACTGAATGAGCTCCCTAAATATCCGTTAATCTGGTCCTCACAGCTTCATTGTGTGCAAAGGGCTTTGAACAACATATCTGCAGGGGAGCTTAAACTAAATATACTGTTTAATTTGGACTCCCTTGAGGCGGTAAAGCTTGCAGCAATTAGAGGACATGGTGTCGCCTTTCTGCCTTATATGTCCATAAAAAAAGAGTTGTATAGTAAACAACTCAAGATTATTCATATTGATCAGTTCCAGGTAAATAACGATGTCTACATGGTAAAAAAACACAATCAGCGTTGTGACAATGATACGAAACAATTAATTCGTTATATAGAAAAGACATTGATTGATACATTATGTTGA